A single region of the Bacteroides luhongzhouii genome encodes:
- the nuoE gene encoding NADH-quinone oxidoreductase subunit NuoE, which translates to MSEIKLACDVAEQVRTICDKHGNNPGELINILHEAQHLHGYLPEEMQRIIASKLRIPVSKVYGVVTFYTFFTMTPKGKHPISVCMGTACYVRGSEKLLEEFKRVLGIEVGETTPDGKFSLDCLRCVGACGLAPVVMIGEKVYGRLQPIDVKKIIEELE; encoded by the coding sequence ATGTCAGAAATAAAATTAGCCTGCGATGTGGCAGAACAAGTCCGAACGATTTGCGACAAGCACGGAAACAACCCGGGCGAACTAATCAATATTTTGCACGAAGCGCAACACCTGCACGGCTACCTGCCCGAAGAGATGCAACGCATCATCGCTTCCAAACTAAGAATCCCCGTATCGAAAGTATACGGAGTGGTCACCTTCTATACCTTCTTCACCATGACTCCGAAAGGAAAACATCCCATTTCCGTCTGCATGGGTACGGCATGTTACGTGCGCGGCTCCGAGAAGTTGCTCGAAGAATTCAAACGCGTACTAGGCATCGAAGTCGGCGAAACTACACCGGATGGAAAATTCTCATTGGACTGCCTGCGCTGCGTAGGTGCCTGCGGACTGGCTCCGGTGGTGATGATTGGCGAGAAAGTGTACGGAAGATTGCAACCGATAGATGTGAAGAAGATTATCGAGGAGTTGGAATAA
- a CDS encoding BT4734/BF3469 family protein translates to MDHFTIFQDFYRVIAEMTEEEIVSAISNGTYRETVEDVRRIFAEQGEKAANEKKIELPEITFSANYRGGRSNATLVKYLGYIVVDIDHQTQEVLARILALAKKCAHTRIAFISPKGMGLKIVVRVCRTDGTLPETIQEIEDFHHAAYHKIASFYAQLCGVEVDTSGQDVSRTCLFSYDPDIYFNPDATAVIVEQPPMFFKSQKKKRASGKKKKTTAPDNNPLTEQVALNYHSSHASLMVTLNYYHNKSEKYVTGNRNNYLHCLACMYNRYGVPQEEAAAFIKSQFTDLPADEMDALIGSAYGHNEEFDTRKLNSTQKRMLQIEQHIKENYDTRYNEVLHIMEYRRRKTDTEQPEPFHILDEMMENSIWMEMNELGYSCTVKTIQNLIYSDFSITYHPIREYLDSLPEWDGTDYIGILANSVHTSHQKFWVECLERYLVGMCAAATQDDVVNHTVLLLCSEIQNIGKTTFINNLLPPELRAYLSTGLINPSNKDDLAKIAQAMLINLDEFEGMSGRELNIFKDLVTRKVISIRLPYARRSQNFPHTASFAGTCNYQEVLHDTTGNRRFLCFHVDSMEFIKINYAQLYAQIKYLLNKPGYQYWFTQSENSRIEENNEDFIFHSPEEELVLTHIRKPERFEKVHYLTVTEIAELIRERTGYQYSHGTKAQLGKVMSKHGFEFHKGKNGRRYTVFIIDTEQVKSNRLYE, encoded by the coding sequence ATGGATCATTTTACCATCTTTCAAGACTTTTACCGCGTCATAGCCGAAATGACAGAAGAAGAAATCGTATCGGCCATCAGCAACGGCACATACCGGGAAACAGTGGAGGACGTGCGCCGAATCTTCGCGGAACAAGGCGAGAAAGCAGCTAACGAAAAGAAAATAGAACTACCGGAAATCACCTTTTCAGCCAACTACCGGGGAGGACGTTCAAACGCAACTCTCGTCAAGTATCTGGGATACATCGTGGTAGACATCGACCATCAGACACAGGAAGTATTGGCACGCATCCTCGCACTGGCAAAAAAGTGTGCCCACACCCGCATCGCCTTCATCAGTCCCAAAGGAATGGGACTGAAAATCGTGGTACGTGTATGCCGGACGGACGGGACATTGCCCGAAACGATTCAGGAAATTGAAGATTTCCATCATGCCGCTTATCACAAAATCGCTTCCTTTTATGCCCAGCTCTGCGGAGTTGAGGTCGACACTTCCGGGCAGGATGTCAGCCGCACTTGCCTGTTCTCTTACGATCCGGATATTTATTTCAATCCCGATGCCACAGCTGTCATCGTGGAACAGCCACCGATGTTCTTCAAGTCTCAAAAGAAGAAAAGGGCATCCGGCAAAAAGAAAAAGACGACAGCACCAGACAACAATCCCCTCACCGAACAAGTGGCACTCAACTACCATTCCTCGCACGCTTCCTTAATGGTGACTCTGAACTATTATCACAATAAATCCGAAAAGTACGTCACCGGCAACCGGAACAACTACCTGCATTGCCTGGCTTGTATGTACAATCGCTACGGCGTCCCCCAGGAAGAGGCGGCAGCTTTTATCAAGAGCCAGTTCACAGATCTTCCCGCGGATGAAATGGACGCACTGATCGGGAGTGCTTACGGACACAACGAGGAATTCGACACCCGCAAGCTGAATAGTACGCAGAAGCGAATGTTACAGATTGAGCAACATATCAAAGAAAATTATGATACACGCTACAACGAAGTGCTTCATATCATGGAATATCGCAGAAGGAAAACGGACACGGAGCAACCGGAACCTTTCCATATTCTCGACGAAATGATGGAAAACAGCATTTGGATGGAGATGAACGAACTAGGCTATTCGTGCACCGTCAAGACGATTCAGAATCTGATCTACTCCGACTTCAGCATCACCTACCATCCTATTCGCGAGTATTTAGACTCGCTGCCTGAATGGGACGGAACGGATTATATCGGTATCCTTGCCAACAGCGTGCATACTAGTCACCAGAAATTTTGGGTAGAATGTCTGGAACGTTATCTGGTGGGAATGTGCGCTGCCGCCACACAAGACGATGTGGTGAACCACACTGTTTTGTTGCTTTGCAGCGAAATACAGAACATCGGAAAGACTACGTTTATCAACAACCTGCTGCCGCCCGAATTGCGCGCCTATCTTTCTACCGGTCTTATCAACCCGAGCAACAAGGATGATCTGGCCAAAATAGCGCAAGCAATGCTTATCAATCTGGATGAGTTTGAAGGGATGAGCGGACGGGAACTGAATATCTTCAAGGATTTGGTTACCCGCAAAGTAATCAGCATCCGCCTGCCATACGCGCGGCGTTCGCAGAACTTTCCTCACACGGCTTCTTTTGCCGGCACATGCAATTACCAGGAAGTGCTTCACGACACCACAGGTAACCGCCGTTTTCTCTGCTTTCATGTCGACTCGATGGAGTTTATCAAAATAAACTACGCGCAGTTGTATGCACAAATCAAGTATCTGCTCAACAAGCCGGGGTATCAGTATTGGTTCACCCAGTCGGAAAACTCACGGATTGAAGAGAACAACGAGGATTTCATTTTCCACTCACCGGAAGAAGAACTGGTGTTGACACATATCCGCAAACCGGAACGTTTCGAAAAGGTGCATTATCTGACGGTCACTGAAATTGCGGAATTGATTCGCGAACGGACGGGGTATCAATATTCTCACGGAACCAAAGCCCAACTGGGAAAAGTGATGTCCAAACACGGCTTCGAATTTCATAAGGGAAAAAACGGGAGAAGATACACTGTATTCATTATTGATACGGAACAGGTGAAATCAAACAGGCTATATGAATAA
- a CDS encoding N-acetylmuramoyl-L-alanine amidase, producing the protein MRKISLIVIHCSATRVDRDFTAKDVDTAHRFRGFSCWGYHYYVRKSGQIEPMRDEDTVGAHARGFNAISLGVCYEGGLDENGKAADTRTSRQKEAMHRLVSELLQRYPDAKVVGHRDLSPDTNYNGIVDPWERIKECPCFEAKAETW; encoded by the coding sequence ATGAGAAAGATTAGTCTGATTGTGATTCACTGCTCTGCTACCCGTGTCGATCGCGACTTCACGGCGAAGGATGTGGACACTGCCCATCGCTTTCGGGGCTTTTCGTGTTGGGGGTATCATTATTACGTTCGCAAGTCGGGACAGATAGAGCCGATGAGGGATGAAGATACGGTGGGTGCTCATGCACGCGGTTTTAATGCGATTAGTTTAGGGGTGTGCTATGAAGGCGGGCTGGATGAGAACGGAAAGGCAGCGGATACACGTACTTCCCGCCAGAAAGAGGCGATGCATCGTCTGGTAAGTGAGTTGCTGCAGCGTTATCCGGATGCAAAGGTGGTCGGTCACCGGGACTTGAGCCCTGACACTAATTATAATGGAATTGTTGACCCTTGGGAGCGGATCAAAGAGTGTCCCTGTTTCGAGGCGAAAGCAGAGACATGGTGA
- a CDS encoding HU family DNA-binding protein yields MAMTVTYSVVPRKNPAKKDESAKYYAQAQASGELDFEELCEGITSRSTCTETDVRAAISGILYEAKRALKAGRIVRLGDLGSLQIGLNSEGAVSVKEFSSSLITAAHIIFRPGKTLADITKILSYQQVTTRAVAQTGGSGNEGEDDDKGSGGGSDGGGSGEAPDPAA; encoded by the coding sequence ATGGCAATGACAGTAACTTATTCAGTAGTGCCGCGCAAGAATCCTGCCAAAAAGGATGAGTCGGCAAAGTATTACGCGCAGGCACAGGCTTCGGGGGAGTTGGATTTTGAAGAGTTGTGCGAGGGAATCACCAGTCGGTCTACCTGTACGGAGACAGATGTGCGTGCCGCCATTTCGGGTATTCTTTATGAGGCGAAGCGTGCGTTGAAAGCGGGAAGAATAGTCCGGCTGGGTGATTTGGGCAGTTTGCAGATCGGGTTGAACAGTGAAGGAGCTGTGTCGGTCAAGGAGTTTTCAAGTTCGCTGATTACGGCTGCCCATATTATTTTCCGTCCCGGAAAGACGTTGGCGGACATCACGAAGATTCTTAGCTATCAGCAGGTAACGACGCGTGCGGTGGCTCAAACGGGCGGTAGCGGCAATGAAGGAGAAGACGATGACAAAGGTTCCGGTGGCGGTTCAGACGGTGGTGGAAGCGGAGAAGCTCCGGATCCGGCAGCATGA
- the pflA gene encoding pyruvate formate-lyase-activating protein, whose translation MTINVHSYESMGTFDGPGLRLVVFLQGCNFRCLYCANPDTIAGKGGTPTPPEEIVRMAMSQRPFFGKRGGVTFSGGEPTFQAKALVPLVRELKEKGIHVCIDSNGGIWNEEVEELFKLTDLVLLDIKEFNPARHQALTGRSNEQTIRTAAWLEENEKPFWLRYVLVPGYSDFEEDIRQLGEALGKYKMIQRVEILPYHTLGVHKYEAMEQEYKLKDVKENTPEQLEKAAEVFKEYFTTVVVN comes from the coding sequence ATGACAATAAACGTACATTCATACGAAAGTATGGGAACATTCGACGGGCCGGGCTTACGGCTCGTCGTTTTTCTTCAAGGATGCAATTTCCGCTGCCTGTATTGTGCCAACCCCGACACAATAGCCGGAAAAGGAGGTACACCTACCCCACCGGAAGAGATTGTCCGCATGGCTATGAGCCAACGTCCTTTTTTCGGGAAACGCGGAGGAGTCACTTTCTCCGGAGGAGAACCTACGTTTCAGGCCAAAGCACTGGTTCCTCTAGTGCGTGAACTGAAAGAAAAGGGAATACACGTGTGCATAGACAGCAACGGAGGTATCTGGAACGAAGAAGTAGAAGAACTTTTCAAACTGACGGATCTTGTATTGCTGGATATTAAAGAGTTCAATCCGGCACGCCATCAGGCACTGACCGGAAGAAGTAACGAACAAACCATCCGCACGGCAGCATGGCTGGAAGAAAACGAGAAACCTTTCTGGCTGCGTTATGTATTAGTGCCCGGATACAGCGATTTCGAGGAAGACATCCGCCAACTGGGAGAGGCCTTGGGAAAGTACAAGATGATTCAACGAGTGGAAATCCTGCCTTATCATACACTAGGCGTACATAAGTATGAAGCGATGGAGCAAGAATACAAGCTGAAAGACGTAAAAGAAAATACCCCCGAACAACTTGAAAAAGCCGCGGAGGTATTTAAAGAGTATTTCACTACTGTGGTGGTCAATTAA
- the pflB gene encoding formate C-acetyltransferase: MELNKIFKDGLWSTEINVRDFVSHNITPYYGDASFLEGPTERTKAVWNRCLEALAEERANNGVRSLDNVTVSTITSHKAGYIDKENELIVGLQTDELLKRAIKPFGGINVVSKACHENGVEVDDRVKDIFTHYRKTHNDGVFDVYTEEIRSFRSLGFLTGLPDNYARGRIIGDYRRMALYGIDRLIEAKKEDLRNLTGPMTEARIRLREEVAEQIKALKDMKVMGEYYGLDLSRPAYTAQEAVQWVYMAYLAAVKEQDGAAMSLGNVSSFLDIYMEYELSKGTITESFAQELIDQFVIKLRMVRHLRMQSYNDIFAGDPTWVTESLGGRLNDGRTKVTKTSFRFLQTLYNLGPSPEPNLTVLWSPELPEGFKEFCAKVSIDTSSIQYENDDLMREVRQSDDYGIACCVSYQEIGKQIQFFGARCNLAKALLLAINGGRCENTGTVMVKNIPVLTSDVLNFEEVMSNYKKVLTEIARVYNEAMNIIHYMHDKYYYEKAQMALVDTNPRINLAYGVAGLSIALDSLSAIKYAKVTARRNDIGLTEGFDIQGEFPCFGNDNDKVDHLGVDLVYFFSEELKKLPVYKNARPTLSLLTITSNVMYGKKTGATPDGRAKGVAFAPGANPMHGRDKNGAIASLSSVAKLRYRDSQDGISNTFSIVPKSLGATEEDRVENLVTMMDGYFTKGAHHLNVNVLNREMLYDAMEHPEKYPQLTIRVSGYAVNFVKLSREHQLEVISRSFHERM, from the coding sequence ATGGAATTAAATAAGATCTTTAAAGACGGTCTCTGGAGCACAGAAATCAACGTAAGAGATTTCGTTAGTCACAACATCACTCCGTATTATGGAGATGCTTCTTTTCTCGAAGGACCTACCGAACGCACAAAAGCTGTATGGAATCGCTGCCTCGAAGCACTGGCAGAAGAAAGAGCCAATAACGGAGTACGCTCACTGGATAATGTCACCGTCTCAACCATCACTTCTCATAAAGCCGGATATATCGACAAAGAAAACGAACTGATCGTCGGTCTGCAAACAGATGAACTTCTGAAACGTGCAATCAAACCTTTCGGAGGTATCAACGTGGTGAGCAAAGCCTGCCACGAAAACGGTGTGGAAGTAGACGACCGCGTAAAAGATATCTTCACTCACTACCGCAAAACTCACAATGACGGAGTATTTGACGTATACACCGAAGAAATCCGTTCGTTCCGTTCTCTGGGATTCCTCACCGGACTTCCTGACAACTATGCCCGCGGACGTATCATCGGCGACTACCGCCGTATGGCTCTTTACGGTATCGACCGACTGATTGAAGCTAAAAAAGAAGATTTGCGTAACCTTACCGGTCCGATGACCGAAGCCCGCATCCGCCTGCGCGAAGAAGTGGCAGAGCAAATCAAGGCACTGAAGGACATGAAGGTAATGGGCGAATACTACGGACTCGACTTGAGCCGTCCTGCCTACACCGCACAAGAAGCAGTACAATGGGTGTACATGGCTTACCTTGCTGCCGTAAAAGAACAAGACGGTGCTGCCATGTCACTGGGTAACGTTTCTTCGTTCCTCGACATTTATATGGAATATGAATTGAGCAAAGGAACCATCACAGAATCTTTCGCACAGGAGCTGATCGACCAGTTTGTCATCAAACTGCGTATGGTGCGCCACCTGCGTATGCAATCTTACAACGATATCTTTGCCGGCGACCCGACATGGGTAACCGAATCTCTGGGCGGACGCCTCAACGACGGACGCACCAAGGTGACAAAGACTTCTTTCCGCTTCCTGCAAACACTCTACAACCTCGGCCCTTCACCGGAACCGAACCTGACTGTACTGTGGAGCCCGGAACTGCCGGAAGGATTCAAAGAATTCTGCGCAAAAGTATCCATCGACACTTCTTCCATCCAATATGAAAACGACGACCTGATGCGTGAAGTACGCCAGTCTGACGACTACGGAATCGCCTGTTGCGTATCTTATCAGGAAATCGGAAAACAAATCCAGTTCTTCGGCGCACGTTGCAACCTGGCAAAAGCCCTGTTGCTTGCCATCAACGGCGGACGTTGCGAAAACACCGGTACGGTAATGGTGAAAAACATCCCCGTACTGACAAGTGATGTCCTCAACTTCGAAGAAGTAATGAGCAACTACAAGAAGGTATTGACGGAAATCGCCCGTGTTTACAACGAAGCGATGAACATCATCCATTATATGCATGATAAGTATTACTACGAAAAAGCCCAAATGGCTCTTGTAGATACCAACCCACGCATCAATCTTGCTTACGGTGTAGCCGGACTTTCTATCGCCCTCGATTCACTGTCGGCCATCAAATATGCCAAAGTGACTGCACGCCGCAACGACATCGGTCTGACAGAAGGCTTCGATATTCAAGGTGAGTTCCCTTGCTTCGGTAATGACAACGACAAGGTAGACCACCTGGGTGTTGACCTGGTCTATTTCTTCAGCGAAGAATTGAAGAAACTTCCGGTTTACAAAAATGCCCGTCCTACTCTGTCTTTGCTCACCATCACTTCCAACGTGATGTATGGCAAGAAGACAGGTGCTACTCCCGACGGACGCGCCAAAGGTGTCGCTTTTGCTCCGGGAGCCAACCCGATGCACGGACGTGACAAGAACGGTGCTATCGCCTCTTTGAGTTCCGTAGCGAAATTACGTTACCGCGACTCACAAGACGGTATCAGCAACACCTTCTCCATCGTTCCGAAATCACTGGGAGCTACTGAAGAAGATCGCGTAGAAAATCTGGTGACAATGATGGATGGTTACTTCACCAAAGGCGCTCACCACCTGAACGTGAACGTACTGAACCGTGAGATGCTTTACGACGCCATGGAACATCCGGAAAAATATCCGCAACTCACCATCCGTGTTTCCGGTTATGCCGTAAACTTCGTGAAGTTGAGCCGCGAACATCAATTGGAAGTAATCAGCCGTAGCTTCCACGAACGTATGTAA
- a CDS encoding DUF4248 domain-containing protein has product MYYPDQPFHIRTYKKSELAHLYNPNVCLKVALQILRRWIVYNLPLLQELEQEGYRARNRLLSPRQVATIIRYLGEP; this is encoded by the coding sequence ATGTATTATCCGGATCAGCCGTTTCATATCCGCACTTATAAAAAGTCGGAACTAGCTCATCTTTACAACCCCAACGTATGCCTCAAAGTAGCCTTACAAATACTACGTCGTTGGATTGTCTACAACCTTCCGCTCCTGCAAGAACTCGAACAAGAAGGCTATCGTGCCCGCAACCGCCTTCTCTCTCCCCGGCAGGTGGCAACGATCATACGCTATTTGGGAGAACCCTAG